The DNA window CCTCCCATGACGTTGAAGATGACCACCTCGCCCGACACGATGAAGAAGACGAAATCGGGGGCCGCGAACTTGTTTTGAAGCGCGTAGAGCGCCCCGGCCAGCCCGGCCACCAGGCCGGACAGCATGACGGCGACGATCTTGTACCGTTCGACGTGGTAGCCAATGGCGCGCGTGCGCGCTTCGTTCTCGCGGATAGCCTGAAGGACTTTGCCGAACGGGGACTGGGTGATGCGGCGGACCACGAGGTACGCCGCCGCCACCACGGCCAGGACGAACCAGTGGAAGGTCACCGCTGTGAAGCGGACCGAGTCGAGGCCGGGCAGGGTGAGTGGTGGCTGCCGGAAGGTCAGGCCGTTCTCACCCCCGGTCACCTCCGTCCAGGTGAAGATGATGACGTAGAAGATCTGCGAGAACACGAGCGTGGAGATGGCGAAGTAGATGTCGCGCAGTCGCGTGGCGAAGAAGGCGACGAACACGGCGACCAGGCCGGCGCCGGCCAGTCCGTAGAGGAGGCTGATCCATAAGTTTGGCGGCGTCACGGTGAGGAGCGCGGCCGCGGCGCCGTACATGCCCAGGCCGAAGAACGCCGAGTGTCCGAACGAGACCATGCCCGTGTAGCCGATCAGGATGTCGGAGGACATCGCCAGCAGCCCCCATACCAGAATTTCGGTGGCGAAGCGTTGCCAGAACGGGGGCAGGACGAGCGGTGCGCCGGCCAGCAGTATCAGAACGATCGTGAACGCGGTCCAGTAGCCGATCCGGGACGACGTCGTCGTCGCGAGCGCCGTGGGCGTCGCGGGAATTGCCGGGGGCCCGTCCACCGTGCGCATGGCGTTACTTGGGCGTCGGCACGAACAACCCCGTGGGCCGGAACAGCATGGTGAGGACCAGCACGACGAACGAGACGATCACCGCCTGCGCGGGGCTCACGACGAGCGACGCGTAGGCCTCGACCAGGCTGACGAAGATGGCGGCCAGGATCGACCCGCCCAGGTTGCCCATGCCCCCCACCACCACGACGATGAAGGCGCGGAGCGTGAAGTCGAAGCCCATCGTCTGGGTGACCCCGGCGAACGGACCGAACAGAACGCCGCTAGCCGCCGCCATCGCCGCGCCGATGGCGAAGACCCCGGTGTGGACCCAGGGCACCGGGATGCCCATGGCCTGGGCCATGATGCGATCCTGCGTGGTGGCCCGGATCCAGATACCGAACTTGCCGTACTTCAAGAAGAGCCAGAGGCCGCCGATGATGAGCCCGGCCATCACCGCGGTGGCGATGCGGTACCAGGGATACTGCAGGTAGAAGAGGTCGAAGTCTCCGGGCACCGGCTCGGTGATCCGGCGCACCGATGGTCCCCACTGCCACAGCGCGTACTTCTGGAGCACGAGCGAGATCCCGAAGGTGGCCAGGATCGTCGTGAGCGGGTCTCGGCCGATGAGGGGACGGAGCGTCGTGACCTGGAGCAGGGCGCCCAGCAGGGCGATGGTCAACGCCGCCGCGGCCAGCGCCACCCAGAAACTGCCGGAGACGGTCAGGGCGGTGGCCCCCACGAAGGCCCCCAGCATCATGAGGTCGCCGTGGGCGAAGTTGACGATATCCATGATGCCAAAGATCAGCGTGAGCCCGGACGCCACCAAGGCCAGCACCATGCCGTTGACGAGGCCGTTGATGGTCTGGATGACGATTTGATCCATCCTAGACCCCCAGGTATTCGTGGATCACGCGCGGGTCGGCGCGTAGTTCTGCAGCCGGGGCATGGTGACGGACCACCCCCTTCTCCATGATGTAGACGCGCTGGGCCGCCTCCAGCGTGAGAGGGACGTTCTGCTCGACGAGCAGGATGGCGACACCGTCGCGGTGCAGCGCGTGCACGATCTCCCGGATCTGAGACACCATGCGGGGCATGAGCCCCTCGGTTGGCTCGTCCAGCAAGATGATCTTTGGCTCCAGCATCATGGCCCGGGCGATGGCCAGCATCTGCTGCTCGCCGCCGGAGAGCGTGCCCCCGGCCTGGCGGCGCCGCTCGCGGAGGATGGGGAAGCGCTCGTAGACCCTGTCCAGTAACTGCTGCCGCTTCTGCTCGCCGACGCCGGGACGGTCCAGTCCGGTGCGGAGGTTCTCGAGGACCGTGAGCAGGCGAAAGATGCGCCGCTCCTCCGGGACCCAGGCGATCCCCAGCCCGGCCAGCGCATGCGTCGGCAGCCCGGCCACGTCGCGCCCCTCGAAGGCGATGCGGCCACCCGTCCGGCGCGCCAGACCCATGATCGCCTTGAGCGTCGTCGTTTTGCCGACCCCGTTCCGACCGATCAAGCCGACGACTTCTCCCGGGCCGACCTCCAGGGACACCCCGTGGAGAATGTGGGACTTCCCGTAGTGCGCGTGGACGTCGTCGAGGATCAGCATCAGGTCTTGAGATAGACCTCCTGGACTCGAGCGTTGGCCTGGATCTCGCCCGGTGTTCCCTCGGCCAGCACCTCACCGTAGTTCAGCACGGTGATGGCGTGAGCCAGGCCCATCACCACCTCCATGTCGTGCTCCACGATGATGACGGTCAGATCCTGGGCGATCCGGCGGATCAGGTCCACGGTGGCGTGGGTCTCGGCCACGCTCATGCCTGCCGTCGGCTCGTCGAGGCACAGCAGCCGCGGCTCGGTGGCCAGCGCGATGCCGATCTCCAGATTCCGCTGCTCCCCGTGGGAGAGGTTGGAGGCCACCTCGTCCTCCTTGGCGCCGAGGGCGACGTCGCGCAGGATCGCCCGGGCGCGGTCGATGACGTCCCCGTACGCCCGGTGGTGACGGAGCATGCTCCAGTTGTGGTGGCGGGCCTGGGCCGCGATCCTGACGTTCTCGAGCACGGTGGCGCCGGGCAGGATATTGGTGATCTGGTACGAGCGGGCGATCGCCTTCCGGCAGATGGCATGGGGGGGCAAGCCCGCGATGTCATCGCCCCGGAAGATGATCCGGCCACCGGTCGGCCGCAACACGCCGGTGATGCAGTTGAAGAGGGTGGACTTGCCGGCGCCGTTGGGACCGATGATGCCGCGGATCTGCCCGGTGGGAACGGCGATGGACACGTTGTTCAGCGCCGCCAGACCGCCGAAGTACACGCTCAGCGCCTCGGTGCGGAGGATGGGGACGTCCGGCTCACCGTTGCCGGGAGCCGCTCCGTGGCGGCCGGGGGAGTGCGGGAGGCTCATCGCGATCGTCCCAGTCGCGTCGGAGGGGCCGGAGGGATCAGTGCCACCCCTCCGGCCTCTCCCGGCCTCACGCTAGGCGAACTTGCACGCCGGCGGGAAAAGCGTCTTTTCCTTGGGGATGACTTGCACGATCTTGTGCTTGCCGTTCTGGATCGTGAAGATGAACTCCCGGATGAAGGCCTGGTGATCCTCTTTGCGGAGGGTCTTGTCGCCCTGGGGGAAGTCGTCGCTCTCTTTGGCCTCCATGCCCTCGAGAGCCTCGATCAGCTTCATCGTGTCCTGGCGACCGCGGAAGCCCGACTTCTGGATGCCCAGCTTGAGGAAATTGATGGCCTCGAAATTCGACTGCACGTACCGATCGGGCAGCGGCCCGGACGGATCGATCTTCTTGAGGGCAGCCACGGCCTCGTCGAAAAACTTCTTGTGGTGCGGCGTATTCAGGGGTGGGTCGAGTACGGGGACATAGCGGTTGATGCCGATGAAGCCTTCGATCTTCTGCCCGAGGGCCGGCAAGTGCGTGGATTCCGCGATGGCCCCGTCCCCGGCGTACTTGTACTTCTTGGTGATCCCGAGATCGTAGGCGGCGCTGGTGAAGTTGACGGCGTTGGCCCCGAAGAAAATGCCGAACAGCCCGTCGAAGTTGCCGGTGATCCTGGACACGAACGGCGCCATGTCGGCGGTGCCCAGCGGGATACCGGTCGTGCCGACGACGGACCCCCCGCTCTTCTTGATCTGGTCGATATAGGCGTCGCGGGTGGATTGGCCCCACGCGTAGTCCAGGTAGGCGATGTGCCAGCGCTTGCCCATCTTGCTCACCAGGTACGGCGAGATGGCGACGGCCTGGGCCGGGGCGTAGTCGAACGGCCGGAACGTATAGCGGCTGCACTTGGTGGTCGTGATGGTCGTGTCCAGACACACGCCGATCATGTTGACGATGCGGTGCTCTTCGTAGACCGGCATGCAGGCCAGACAGACGTTCGACAGATAGCCGCCTTCCATCACGTCGACCTGATCCTCGACCACGAGCTTCTCCGCCTTGCGGCGGCCCACGTCAGGCTTGGACTCGTAGTCGGCCACCAGCAGCTCGATGGGCCGGCCGTTGAGGCCGCCGGACTTGTTGATCCGCTCGACGGCCATCTGGGTGCCCACCAGGGCGGTCTTGCCACCGGCGGCAGCCGTCCCGGACAGCGGCTGCATCGTGCCGATTTTGTACGGCTTGGCCTGGCCGAAGGCCTCACGCCACGGTGGGGGCACGAGCATCGTGGCCCCCAGCGCCCCCGCCGCGGCGGCAGAGAGCGAGAGGAACCGGCGGCGCGTCTTCTTACCGCTCCACCACATGGCTTGGGCCCAGGGTTCGTCTTGCCACCGTTCCGCCATTGGTCTCCTCCTTAGGTGCCCACAGGGCCACGAGGGTTTCGAAAAGGTAACCCCATTGCTACCGGCCCCGCAAGGGGCTCATCCAGCCAGGAGCCCGGCCGCGCCCAGGGCGCGCGCGATGGCTTCGCGCTCCGCCTGTCCCACCGGCGTCAGCGGGGGCCGCACGTGCGCCGCCGGGATACGGCCGAGCAGCACGAGTGCTTCCTTCATGCGGTTGTGCATGTCCACGAACGGCGGCGCGTAGAAGACCCGCACCAGGGGGTCCAGCCGGTCGTTGAGACGGCGGGCGCTGTCCAGATCGCCCTTCTGGCAGGCGGCGAACAGCTCGGCTTGCAGGTCCGCCGTGACACTTCCCATGCCGGAGATGGCCCCGTCGGCGCCCAGCAGGAAGGTCGACATCAGCGACATCGTGAAGGACGACAGCATGGCCACCGGGCGTCCCGTGGCGCGGAGCGCGCGAAGGTTGGCTTCGAACGCGACAATGTCGTTCGACCAGTCCTTTACCGCGGCCACCTGGGGAATCCGGGCCAGCCGGGCCAGCGTCTCGGGCGCGTAGCCGATGCCCGAGCCCGGCGGGTACTCGAACACCACGATGGGCAGGTCGGCCTTGTCGGCGATCTCCGTGAAGTGGCGCACCACCATGTCGGGCTTCAGCTGGGCGCCCCACATGAAGAGTGTCGGCGGGAAGACCAGCACGCCGGCCGCCCCCAGGGCCTTGGCGTCGCGGGCCAGCGCGACCGCCTCCTGAGTTCCGTCGGAGTAGACGCCGGCGACGATCGGACAGCCGTCCCCGACCTCGTCGAGCGCGATCGCCAGCGCGCGCTTGCGCTCCTCGCGGGACAGCGAGGAGACCTCCGCAGCGTGGCCATTGGCGACGATGCCCGTCACCCCCGGCGTGTCGGCCAGCCAGCGGACATGGGTACGGTAGGCAGCCTCATCGATGGAGAGGTCGGCCCGGAAGGGGAGGATGTTCGCCGGCATGATGCCCGAAAACCGCAGTGGCTCGCTCATGATGTGCTCCTCGTCAGGCCATGACTGGTCGATGACCTCCCTGAAGGATACGACGCGCCCCCCGGCCGGGCCAATGGGGTCCGGACGGAGCGTCCAGCTCCCCTGGAGTTATCGGGACTCCTGCGGACCGCCGAGGGCGGGGATGATCTCCCTGGCGATCAGCTCCACCTGGTCGGGCTGGTACCGGTAGGGGATCAAGATGATGCGATCCACGCCCGAGGCCACGTGGGCCCGCAGCTGGTCGATGCACTCGTCGACGCTGCCCCGGATGGCGTGCTCGATGGTGGACTCGCTCCAGGCCGCGACGTCCCACTCGGTCTGCAGCCACTGGCGCATCGGCGTCTCGGTCTCGGCCCGGGAGCGGCCGACGTAGATGGCGAGCTGATTCGTGCCGTTGAGCGTCGCCGGGTCGCGGCCGGCCTCACGCGCGTAGGCGACGATCTTGGCCCAGGCCCGCCGATAGCTGTCCGGCGTGTAGAAGTAGGTCAGCCATCCGTCGGCGGTAGTGGCCACGCGCCGGAGGACGGCGTCCACGTAGCCGCCGATCAAGATCGGCGGGCGCGGCCGCTGCACCGGTCGGGGCCGCATGACCGCCTCCCGCAGGTTGATCTCGTCGACCTTGAGGCTGACCCGGTCCTCGCTCCAGAGCCGGGTGAGGATCGCCAGGTTGCGCTCGAACAATCGACCGCGCTGGTTGAACGGCACGCCGACGGCATCGAATTCGCGGGCATACCAGCCCGCGGCCACCCCGAGGATCAGGCGTCCTTTCGAGACGACGTCGAGGGTGCCCAGGGCCTTTGCCGCGATCGTCGGATTGCGGAGTGGCAGGACGAGAATGCCGGTGCCGAGCTTGATCCGCCGCGTGCGGGCGGCGATGGCGGTGAGCGTTCCGATCGCGTCCAGGATGGGGAAGGCCGGCTCCACTCCGAGGATCACGTGGTCCCACGCCCACACCGACTCGAAGCCCAGTGCTTCGGCCCGCTCGGCGTAGGCCAGGAGCGTATCGATGTCCGGCGTTTCGGCGGGTCCGACGAAGTTCTTGAGCGCGAGCCCCCAGTGCACGGGCTACCCGAGGAAGCGTCGATCCGGGTCGAGCTGGCGCAGCAGTTCGAGCTCCTCGCGCTCGGGCGGCTCCGTGGTGGCGACGTCGGCCGGCATCAGCACGTCGAAGCCGGTGTTGTCGCGGACCTGCTCGGGGCTCACTGCGTGATGGAGGGCTTCCAATCGCATTCGGTGGGACTCGGGGTCGAATCCGAACAGGCCCAGGGTGGTGACCACGCGCCTCACGCCACCGAACAGGAGCCCGGCCTCCCGCCGGCTATGGCCGCCTGTAAGCCAGCCCGGACTGGTTACGAAGTCGACCCGCTCGACGAAACGCCGGCGCTCGTGGGGCGTGACGATGATGACCTCACGGCAGAGCGACGCGATGTCGTTGGCGCCGCCGCTACCCGGTAACCGGACCCTGGGTCTCGCGTAGTCCCCCAGCACACTGGTGTTGACATTACCGTGCGCGTCGACCTGGGCCCCGCCCATGAAGCCGACGTCGAGGAAGCCGCGCTGGGCGAAGAGAAAGATGTCGGTGATGGCCGGGAGCATCTGGGCCCGGTGGGCCGCCCGCATCTCGTTCGTCGAGATCGGCAACCGTCCGGGCTTGATTTGGGGGCCGATGATCCCGCCCTCGATCACGATGGTCAGGCGCGGCGCGTGGCGCTGCTGGGCCAGCGCTGCCGCCAGCAGCGGAACGCCGACCCCGGCGAACACCGTCGAATCGTCCTTCAGCTCGCGCGCGGCGACGACCGCCAACAACTCGCTCGGCGTGCAGGGTGCTGTCATGCGTTTCGAGCGCGGGCTTTGCCCGCGCCCTCGATCCTGGGGGAGGCCTCGGAGGGGGCCGTCGAGGCCCCCTCCGAAGTACTCGCCCCCTCCGAAGTGAGCTCGCGGGCCAGGCGACACTGCTGAGCCAGGCGCGCACC is part of the Candidatus Methylomirabilota bacterium genome and encodes:
- a CDS encoding branched-chain amino acid ABC transporter permease; this translates as MRTVDGPPAIPATPTALATTTSSRIGYWTAFTIVLILLAGAPLVLPPFWQRFATEILVWGLLAMSSDILIGYTGMVSFGHSAFFGLGMYGAAAALLTVTPPNLWISLLYGLAGAGLVAVFVAFFATRLRDIYFAISTLVFSQIFYVIIFTWTEVTGGENGLTFRQPPLTLPGLDSVRFTAVTFHWFVLAVVAAAYLVVRRITQSPFGKVLQAIRENEARTRAIGYHVERYKIVAVMLSGLVAGLAGALYALQNKFAAPDFVFFIVSGEVVIFNVMGGMGTLVGPFAGAAFFLLLREALSRYLTEYYLIPLGIVFIVMIVFLPQGLLGFARRALNR
- a CDS encoding ABC transporter substrate-binding protein, yielding MAERWQDEPWAQAMWWSGKKTRRRFLSLSAAAAGALGATMLVPPPWREAFGQAKPYKIGTMQPLSGTAAAGGKTALVGTQMAVERINKSGGLNGRPIELLVADYESKPDVGRRKAEKLVVEDQVDVMEGGYLSNVCLACMPVYEEHRIVNMIGVCLDTTITTTKCSRYTFRPFDYAPAQAVAISPYLVSKMGKRWHIAYLDYAWGQSTRDAYIDQIKKSGGSVVGTTGIPLGTADMAPFVSRITGNFDGLFGIFFGANAVNFTSAAYDLGITKKYKYAGDGAIAESTHLPALGQKIEGFIGINRYVPVLDPPLNTPHHKKFFDEAVAALKKIDPSGPLPDRYVQSNFEAINFLKLGIQKSGFRGRQDTMKLIEALEGMEAKESDDFPQGDKTLRKEDHQAFIREFIFTIQNGKHKIVQVIPKEKTLFPPACKFA
- a CDS encoding branched-chain amino acid ABC transporter permease — encoded protein: MDQIVIQTINGLVNGMVLALVASGLTLIFGIMDIVNFAHGDLMMLGAFVGATALTVSGSFWVALAAAALTIALLGALLQVTTLRPLIGRDPLTTILATFGISLVLQKYALWQWGPSVRRITEPVPGDFDLFYLQYPWYRIATAVMAGLIIGGLWLFLKYGKFGIWIRATTQDRIMAQAMGIPVPWVHTGVFAIGAAMAAASGVLFGPFAGVTQTMGFDFTLRAFIVVVVGGMGNLGGSILAAIFVSLVEAYASLVVSPAQAVIVSFVVLVLTMLFRPTGLFVPTPK
- a CDS encoding dihydrodipicolinate synthase family protein, whose translation is MSEPLRFSGIMPANILPFRADLSIDEAAYRTHVRWLADTPGVTGIVANGHAAEVSSLSREERKRALAIALDEVGDGCPIVAGVYSDGTQEAVALARDAKALGAAGVLVFPPTLFMWGAQLKPDMVVRHFTEIADKADLPIVVFEYPPGSGIGYAPETLARLARIPQVAAVKDWSNDIVAFEANLRALRATGRPVAMLSSFTMSLMSTFLLGADGAISGMGSVTADLQAELFAACQKGDLDSARRLNDRLDPLVRVFYAPPFVDMHNRMKEALVLLGRIPAAHVRPPLTPVGQAEREAIARALGAAGLLAG
- a CDS encoding TIGR03619 family F420-dependent LLM class oxidoreductase — translated: MHWGLALKNFVGPAETPDIDTLLAYAERAEALGFESVWAWDHVILGVEPAFPILDAIGTLTAIAARTRRIKLGTGILVLPLRNPTIAAKALGTLDVVSKGRLILGVAAGWYAREFDAVGVPFNQRGRLFERNLAILTRLWSEDRVSLKVDEINLREAVMRPRPVQRPRPPILIGGYVDAVLRRVATTADGWLTYFYTPDSYRRAWAKIVAYAREAGRDPATLNGTNQLAIYVGRSRAETETPMRQWLQTEWDVAAWSESTIEHAIRGSVDECIDQLRAHVASGVDRIILIPYRYQPDQVELIAREIIPALGGPQESR
- a CDS encoding ABC transporter ATP-binding protein; translation: MLILDDVHAHYGKSHILHGVSLEVGPGEVVGLIGRNGVGKTTTLKAIMGLARRTGGRIAFEGRDVAGLPTHALAGLGIAWVPEERRIFRLLTVLENLRTGLDRPGVGEQKRQQLLDRVYERFPILRERRRQAGGTLSGGEQQMLAIARAMMLEPKIILLDEPTEGLMPRMVSQIREIVHALHRDGVAILLVEQNVPLTLEAAQRVYIMEKGVVRHHAPAAELRADPRVIHEYLGV
- a CDS encoding ABC transporter ATP-binding protein: MSLPHSPGRHGAAPGNGEPDVPILRTEALSVYFGGLAALNNVSIAVPTGQIRGIIGPNGAGKSTLFNCITGVLRPTGGRIIFRGDDIAGLPPHAICRKAIARSYQITNILPGATVLENVRIAAQARHHNWSMLRHHRAYGDVIDRARAILRDVALGAKEDEVASNLSHGEQRNLEIGIALATEPRLLCLDEPTAGMSVAETHATVDLIRRIAQDLTVIIVEHDMEVVMGLAHAITVLNYGEVLAEGTPGEIQANARVQEVYLKT
- a CDS encoding CoA-transferase, with product MTAPCTPSELLAVVAARELKDDSTVFAGVGVPLLAAALAQQRHAPRLTIVIEGGIIGPQIKPGRLPISTNEMRAAHRAQMLPAITDIFLFAQRGFLDVGFMGGAQVDAHGNVNTSVLGDYARPRVRLPGSGGANDIASLCREVIIVTPHERRRFVERVDFVTSPGWLTGGHSRREAGLLFGGVRRVVTTLGLFGFDPESHRMRLEALHHAVSPEQVRDNTGFDVLMPADVATTEPPEREELELLRQLDPDRRFLG